A part of Rattus rattus isolate New Zealand chromosome 4, Rrattus_CSIRO_v1, whole genome shotgun sequence genomic DNA contains:
- the Alg3 gene encoding dol-P-Man:Man(5)GlcNAc(2)-PP-Dol alpha-1,3-mannosyltransferase isoform X1 has translation MAAGLRKRGPPGSVVQPAGIWKQWLQRAWQERYLLLREPRYTLMVASCLCLAEVGITFWVIHRVAYTEIDWKAYMAQVEGFINGTYDYTQLQGDTGPLVYPAGFLYIFTGLYYATDRGADIPTAQNIFAVLYLVTLVLVFLIYHQTSKVPPFVFFFMCCASYRVHSIFVLRLFNDPVAMALLFLSVNLFLAQRWSWGCCSFSLAVSVKMNVLLFAPGLLFLLLTQFGFRGALPKLALCAALQVVLGLPFLLENPVGYLSRSFDLGRQFLYQWTVNWRLLPEAIFLHRAFHLALLAAHLSFLLLFALCRWHRTGESILSLLKDPSKRKVPPQPLTPNQVVSILFTSNFIGICFSRSLHYQFYVWYFHTLPYLLWAMPARWLTHLLRLLVLGLIELSWNTYPSTPFSSAALHLCHAVILLQLWLSPQFFPRSVQPSRKTH, from the exons ATGGCTGCTGGGCTGCGGAAACGCGGCCCGCCGGGTTCTGTCGTCCAGCCGGCAGGAATCTGGAAACAATGGCTACAGCGGGCCTGGCAAGAACGCTATCTACTGCTGCGGGAGCCTCGCTACACCTTGATGgtggcctcctgcctctgcctagcaGAGGTGGGCATCACCTTCTGGGTCATTCACAGGGTGGCAT ACACAGAGATTGACTGGAAGGCCTACATGGCCCAGGTGGAGGGTTTCATCAATGGCACATATGACTACACACAGCTGCAGGGGGACACCGGACCTCTTGT CTACCCAGCTGGTTTTCTGTACATCTTTACGGGGCTTTACTATGCTACGGACCGGGGCGCTGACATCCCTACGGCCCAGAACATCTTCGCTGTACTCTACCTCGTCACCTTGGTGCTTGTTTTCTTGATATACCACCAGACCTCCAAG GTGCCTCCCTTCGTCTTTTTCTTCATGTGCTGTGCCTCTTACCGTGTCCACTCCATTTTTGTGCTGCGGCTTTTCAACGACCCGGTAGCTATGGCCTTGCTCTTCCTCAGCGTCAACCTCTTCCTGGCGCAGCGCTGGAGCTGGGGCTGCTGCAGTTTCAG CCTGGCCGTCTCAGTGAAGATGAATGTGCTGCTTTTCGCCCCAGGATTGCTATTCCTTCTTCTTACTCAGTTCGGCTTCCGTGGCGCCCTCCCCAAGCTGGCCCTCTGCGCTGCTCTTCAG GTGGTGCTGGGATTGCCCTTCCTGCTGGAGAACCCCGTTGGCTACCTGTCGCGCTCCTTTGACCTTGGCCGTCAGTTTCTTTACCAATGGACAGTGAATTGGCGTCTCCTGCCTGAAGCCATCTTCCTGCACCGTGCCTTCCATCTGGCCCTGCTGGCTGCCCATCTTAGCTTCCTCTTGCTATTTGCCCTCTGTAGGTGGCACAG AACAGGGGAAAGTATTCTGTCGCTGCTGAAGGATCCTTCCAAAAGGAAAGTtccaccccaacccctcacacCTAATC AGGTTGTTTCCATCCTCTTCACCTCCAACTTCATTGGCATCTGCTTCAGCCGCTCCCTCCACTACCAGTTTTACGTCTGGTACTTCCACACACTGCCCTACCTCCTGTGGGCCATGCCTGCACGCTGGCTCACACACCTGCTCAG GTTGCTGGTGCTGGGACTCATCGAGCTCTCCTGGAATACATACCCATCCACACCCTTCAGCTCTGCTGCCCTACACCTGTGCCATGCTGTCATCCtgctgcagctctggctgtcccctCAGTTCTTTCCTAGGAGCGTCCAGCCAAGCAGGAAAACCCACTGa
- the Alg3 gene encoding dol-P-Man:Man(5)GlcNAc(2)-PP-Dol alpha-1,3-mannosyltransferase isoform X2 yields MATAGLARTLSTAAGASLHLDGGLLPLPSRGGHHLLGHSQGGIYPAGFLYIFTGLYYATDRGADIPTAQNIFAVLYLVTLVLVFLIYHQTSKVPPFVFFFMCCASYRVHSIFVLRLFNDPVAMALLFLSVNLFLAQRWSWGCCSFSLAVSVKMNVLLFAPGLLFLLLTQFGFRGALPKLALCAALQVVLGLPFLLENPVGYLSRSFDLGRQFLYQWTVNWRLLPEAIFLHRAFHLALLAAHLSFLLLFALCRWHRTGESILSLLKDPSKRKVPPQPLTPNQVVSILFTSNFIGICFSRSLHYQFYVWYFHTLPYLLWAMPARWLTHLLRLLVLGLIELSWNTYPSTPFSSAALHLCHAVILLQLWLSPQFFPRSVQPSRKTH; encoded by the exons ATGGCTACAGCGGGCCTGGCAAGAACGCTATCTACTGCTGCGGGAGCCTCGCTACACCTTGATGgtggcctcctgcctctgcctagcaGAGGTGGGCATCACCTTCTGGGTCATTCACAGGGTGGCAT CTACCCAGCTGGTTTTCTGTACATCTTTACGGGGCTTTACTATGCTACGGACCGGGGCGCTGACATCCCTACGGCCCAGAACATCTTCGCTGTACTCTACCTCGTCACCTTGGTGCTTGTTTTCTTGATATACCACCAGACCTCCAAG GTGCCTCCCTTCGTCTTTTTCTTCATGTGCTGTGCCTCTTACCGTGTCCACTCCATTTTTGTGCTGCGGCTTTTCAACGACCCGGTAGCTATGGCCTTGCTCTTCCTCAGCGTCAACCTCTTCCTGGCGCAGCGCTGGAGCTGGGGCTGCTGCAGTTTCAG CCTGGCCGTCTCAGTGAAGATGAATGTGCTGCTTTTCGCCCCAGGATTGCTATTCCTTCTTCTTACTCAGTTCGGCTTCCGTGGCGCCCTCCCCAAGCTGGCCCTCTGCGCTGCTCTTCAG GTGGTGCTGGGATTGCCCTTCCTGCTGGAGAACCCCGTTGGCTACCTGTCGCGCTCCTTTGACCTTGGCCGTCAGTTTCTTTACCAATGGACAGTGAATTGGCGTCTCCTGCCTGAAGCCATCTTCCTGCACCGTGCCTTCCATCTGGCCCTGCTGGCTGCCCATCTTAGCTTCCTCTTGCTATTTGCCCTCTGTAGGTGGCACAG AACAGGGGAAAGTATTCTGTCGCTGCTGAAGGATCCTTCCAAAAGGAAAGTtccaccccaacccctcacacCTAATC AGGTTGTTTCCATCCTCTTCACCTCCAACTTCATTGGCATCTGCTTCAGCCGCTCCCTCCACTACCAGTTTTACGTCTGGTACTTCCACACACTGCCCTACCTCCTGTGGGCCATGCCTGCACGCTGGCTCACACACCTGCTCAG GTTGCTGGTGCTGGGACTCATCGAGCTCTCCTGGAATACATACCCATCCACACCCTTCAGCTCTGCTGCCCTACACCTGTGCCATGCTGTCATCCtgctgcagctctggctgtcccctCAGTTCTTTCCTAGGAGCGTCCAGCCAAGCAGGAAAACCCACTGa
- the LOC116898697 gene encoding EEF1A lysine methyltransferase 4 isoform X1: MASPRTPVSPPELPERNLQYRQVQYWDQRYKDAADSGPYEWFGDFASFRALLEPELCPEDRILVLGCGNSALSYELFLGGFPNVTSVDYSPVVVAAMQVRYAHVPSLRWETMDIRALNFPSGSFDVVLEKGTLDALLAGEPDPWNVSSEGVHTVDQVLSEVSRVLVPGGRFISMTPAGPHFRIRHYAQPRYDWSLRHTTYSSGFHFHFYVMHKGRELTVSQLALGAQILSPPSPPAPPCFLQDSDNEDFLSAIQL; the protein is encoded by the exons ATGGCCTCTCCCCGGACTCCTGTGTCCCCTCCGGAGTTACCCGAAAGGAACTTACAGTACCGCCAAGTCCAATACTGGGACCAGCGCTACAAAGATGCGGCCGACTCCGGACCCTACGAGTGGTTCGGGGACTTCGCTTCCTTCCGTGCCCTCCTAGAGCCGGAGCTGTGTCCTGAGGACCGTATCCTCGTGCTAG GCTGCGGGAACAGTGCCTTGAGCTACGAGCTATTCCTTGGAGGCTTCCCTAACGTGACCAGTGTGGATTACTCTCCAGTAGTGGTGGCAGCCATGCAAGTTCGCTACGCCCATGTACCCAGTCTACGCTGGGAGACCATGGATATTCGAGCACTGAACTTCCCTAGTGGGTCCTTCGATGTTGTCCTGGAGAAGGGTACACTGGATGCCCTGCTGGCTGGGGAGCCAGATCCCTGGAACGTATCTTCTGAAGGTGTCCACACTGTGGACCAGGTGCTGAGTGAG GTGAGCCGGGTGCTGGTTCCTGGAGGCCGATTCATCTCCATGACTCCTGCAGGTCCCCACTTCAGGATCAGACACTATGCTCAACCCCGTTACGACTGGTCACTGAGGCATACGACCTATAGCAGCGGTTTTCACTTCCACTTTTACGTCATGCATAAGGGCAGAGAGCTCACTGTGTCCCAGCTGGCCCTGGGGGCCCAGATCCTCTCACCCCCCAgccctcctgccccaccctgctTCCTCCAAGACTCAGATAACGAGGACTTCCTCAGTGCCATTCAGCTGTGA
- the Camk2n2 gene encoding calcium/calmodulin-dependent protein kinase II inhibitor 2: MSEILPYGEDKMGRFGADPEGSDLSFSCRLQDTNSFFAGNQAKRPPKLGQIGRAKRVVIEDDRIDDVLKGMGEKPPSGV; the protein is encoded by the exons ATGTCCGAGATCCTACCCTACGGCGAGGACAAGATGGGCCGCTTCGGCGCAGACCCCGAGGGTTCCGACCTCTCTTTCAGCTGCCGCCTGCAGGACACCAACTCCTTCTTCGCTGGCAACCAGGCCAAGCGGCCCCCCAAGCTGGGCCAGATCGGCCGAGCCAAGAGAG TGGTGATCGAGGATGACCGGATAGACGACGTGctgaaggggatgggggagaagcCTCCGTCCGGAGTGTAG